One window of the Trachemys scripta elegans isolate TJP31775 chromosome 13, CAS_Tse_1.0, whole genome shotgun sequence genome contains the following:
- the ANKRD11 gene encoding ankyrin repeat domain-containing protein 11 isoform X3, whose amino-acid sequence MEIKKTRIQMPPVQSMLWWYKAGTLLEAPWHEMEVPRSKMEEKQGPERKRIKKEPATRKPGLLFGMGLSGIRAGYPLSERQQVALLMQMTAEESANSPVDTTPKHPSQSTVCQKGTPNSASKTKDKVNKRNERGETRLHRAAIRGDARRIKELIIEGADVNVKDFAGWTALHEACNRGYYDVAKQLLAAGAEVNTKGLDDDTPLHDAANNGHFKVVKLLLHYGGNPHQSNRKGETPLKVANSPTMVNLLLGKTTYPSSEESSTESSEEEDAPSFAPSSSVDGNNTDSEFEKGLKHKTKSQEPPKTITPVKDEYEFDEDDEQDRVPPVDDKHLLKKDYRKETKANSFISIPKMEVKTYTKNNTITPKKAAHRILSDTSDEEDTSVAVGTGEKLRLSTHSILPSSKTREPSNTKQQKEKNKVKKKRKKETKSKEVRFGKKNDKFCSSESESENLESEEDDRDSVQSSSCVKDSRLVLKESSLFNSLSASSTSSHGSLASQKHNPNLTDQHSKHWRTDNWKTISSPAWSDVSSLSDSTRTRLTSESDYTSEDSSLQSLKPVRKKQEHKKKNNSHNTVSEKKNSFHANVDGAIPKLDKEGKIVKKHKTKHKHKNKEKGQCPVNQDIKIIKTFSFEYEDSKQKPDKGLIETESPSENKLKVLKHEREHCKKEEKLLKSKSEEKEWLFKDETGKASKEEKSLKKVKEGNKDISKFFREEKSSKEKPIKEKSPKEEKPRIHKEERKKKSKDKPSKSEKKNDLKEEKITKSEKEKTFKEEKEKCKKEKVYKEEPGFDEFSNKSQLLESEDTKFSLSDDQQERWFSDLSSDSSFDFKGEDSWDSPVTDFREIKNDGMAKLIIDIKDKKKENKTKEKKEYNEKRNEKDTFLKKRERESIDKNPEKKKDQTEKHKVTPSYLPEKDKKRKDSAESIKERKEKDPGEINKERKDSSDSCKDRKDIKIKQEEPYRDEFKEYGCETLFKEKSDPEFSGKNVESGERHHSGKDKEKKDAPDKDKKEKLKPEKYKEKSKEADKEKNEKVVAEKNQKDKELDKSFKEKKDTKEKYKDLHNKDKERKTSFDYIKEKKEKNFSGDREDFSEKRDEKKGKEKSWYSIADIFTDESEDEKDDYSLSGFKIGEAIGSELHRMDSLQEKDDSMAAEKELYLADKHRKYSSDRQHSGEKQKDKDSKEKKKDKGLAEGGKEKKEKSFFEKHKEKKDKDSAEKYKDRKDRTSVDSTQEKKNKQKLPEKGEKKHAAEEKVKNKHKEKMDKEHSKEKKSSKGGETEKSLLEKLEEEALNEYRDDSNDKISEISSDSFTDRGQEPGLTNLFESSNHSLMDASEEKYKDSLPLPCLQDKLKEKERHRHSSSSSKKSHEKEKAKKEKTEKKEKMDEFKDSSNRKDSSQYEKEFSVDGETFGISYSMKAEVEEELDKNIDYLFSEKKDKNDPERELSKKAEKEKNYGSSTISTVKEKKKREKHKEKWKDEKEKHRDKHTDGFFKHHKDETKSVVKDKDSPQVITFKDKSKEENLKFSETKLKEKLKENQEKDKTESLKISNGNDKITLSKDGSKKDNRPREKLLGDGDLMMTSFERMLSQKDLEIEERHKRHKERMKQMEKMRHRSGDPKLKDKIKTSEEMRKRSLDLTTKKPLALDTQLKDKKLKELGPLTPILSPDNKPQPAVGTDSKDWITGPQLKEILPASPRPDQNRPTGVPAPASVVSCPSYEEVMQTPRTPSCSNEDYTDLMFDCADSQHSLPISTMSMNACSPSFFDRYANASSGLPDNPSQTPTRTIPSTNLYRSISVDIRRVPEDEFSAGDKFFRQQSVPATSNYDSPVQHLMEEKVPLPSVPPEKFQCMSPGYYSSDYGIPSPKVETLHCAPVGNVVQSSESIFSGLQAKSSPSHRDELLAPSVESALPPDLGMPLDTTEEQQATASILPPESTFLPPIEENHFSSGISEQNNMDWDNPPSRNPDPPMPPSLIGNPSDHPVSWSVGSELLMKSPQRFPESPKPFCSLDPIHPAPVPFISTDSPYPVSPISYPLSVSEPGLDEVKEDAEEAVPGEMATAEEQAPYMSPTRLDTFFTNCKPLPEETPEMPSEPPCRPTETQAEGVNTLENSYLENSSIAPVNLEEPVTWPDPFTNSEDDLDLGPFSLPELPLQAKDVPDAELTEVAPIEESSVAAPEVINVSASVAASREQEELPLNQPSNLLAVEPEPQSEEQKSEGIAPDATSEALNVPEEKRLDESEAQSFQQTASIELAQPEKQEAETNHEELPAAESGSQSSLAQANTAESGIVQDTAAVRSGSQVSSTQTDTPQGTTPVDTIEPVQKPVAEVSKPPKIEEIPQRITRNRAQMLANQNKQNTAPSEKEFPPVSAPATRAKGRVTEEDDAQAQHPRKRRFQRSSQQLQQQINTSTQQTREMIQQTLAAIVDAIKLDDIEPYHSDRSNPYFEYLQIRKKIEEKRKILCYITPQAPQCYAEYVTYTGSYLLDGKPLSKLHIPVIAPPPSLAEPLKELFKQQEAVRGKLRLQHSIEREKLIVSCEQEILRVHCRAARTIANQAVPFSACTMLLDSEVYNMPLENQGDENKSVRDRFNARQFISWLQDVDDKYDRMKTCLLMRQQHEAAALNAVQRMEWQLKVQELDPAGHKSLCVNEVPSFYVPMVDVNDDFVLLPA is encoded by the exons ATGCCTCCAGTTCAGTCCATGCTGTGGTGGTATAAGGCTGGTACGCTCCTCGAAGCACCATGGCATGAAATGGAGGTTCCTAGAAGCAAGATGGAAG AAAAGCAGGGTCCAGAGCGGAAGAGGATTAAAAAGGAGCCTGCCACTAGGAAGCCTGGCTTGCTGTTTGGAATGGggctgtcaggaatcagggctggTTACCCACTCTCTGAGCGCCAGCAAGTCGCCCTTCTTATGCAGATGACAGCAGAAGAATCTGCAAATAGCCCAG TAGATACAACACCAAAGCATCCCTCTCAGTCTACAGTGTGTCAGAAGGGAACTCCTAACTCTGCCTCCAAAACCAAAGATAAAGTAAATAAGAGAAATGAGCGTGGAGAGACTCGGCTGCATAGAGCTGCCATCCGAGGAGATGCCCGGCGCATCAAGGAACTCATCATTGAGGGCGCAGATGTCAACGTTAAAGACTTCGCAG GCTGGACAGCATTGCACGAGGCATGTAACCGGGGTTACTATGATGTTGCAAAGCAGTTGCTTGCTGCCGGTGCGGAAGTCAACACAAAGGGGTTGGATGACGACACCCCGCTGCATGATGCAGCTAATAATGGGCATTTCAAG GTGGTAAAATTGTTGTTACATTACGGAGGGAACCCTCATCAAAGCAACAGGAAGGGAGAGACGCCTTTAAAAGTCGCTAATTCCCCCACAATGGTGAATCTGCTCCTGGGAAAGACCACCTATCCGTCTAGTGAAGAGAGCTCAACAG AGAGCTCGGAGGAGGAGGACGCCCCTTCATTTGCACCTTCCAGCTCCGTCGATGGCAATAACACAGACTCTGAGTTTGAAAAAGGCTTGAAACATAAGACCAAGAGTCAAGAGCCCCCCAAAACAATCACGCCGGTAAAGGATGAATATGAATTTGATGAGGATGATGAGCAGGACAGAGTCCCGCCTGTCGATGACAAGCATTTGCTGAAGAAGGATTACAGGAAAGAGACTAAAGCAAACAGTTTTATTTCCATACCCAAAATGGAAGTAAAAACCTATACTAAAAATAACACAATTACACCAAAGAAAGCTGCCCATCGCATCCTGTCAGACACGTCGGACGAAGAGGATACCAGTGTAGCTGTGGGGACTGGCGAGAAGCTGAGACTATCGACTCACTCGATACTGCCCAGCAGCAAGACTCGAGAACCCTCCAATACCAAGCAACAGAAGGAGAAGAATAAAGTGAAAAAGAAGCGGAAAAAGGAGACAAAGAGCAAAGAGGTTCGGTTTGgcaaaaaaaatgacaaattttgTTCCTCTGAATCAGAGAGTGAAAATTTGGAGAGTGAGGAGGATGATAGAGACTCTGTGCAAAGCTCTAGCTGTGTAAAGGACTCTAGGCTAGTGCTAAAGGAATCCTCCTTGTTCAACTCTCTGTCTGCCTCTTCCACCTCTTCTCATGGGAGTTTAGCTTCACAGAAACATAACCCTAATCTTACAGACCAGCACTCCAAGCACTGGAGGACAGACAATTGGAAAACCATATCTTCTCCGGCATGGTCAGATGTCAGTTCCTTATCAGACTCCACCAGGACGAGACTGACAAGTGAGTCAGACTATACGTCGGAGGATTCGAGCTTACAGTCATTAAAGCCAGTTAGAAAGAAGCAGGagcacaaaaagaaaaataactctcACAATACTGTCTCTGAGAAGAAGAATTCATTCCATGCCAATGTGGACGGAGCAATTCCAAAGCTGGATAAGGAGGGGAAGATTGTTAAAAAGCATAAAACGAAAcataaacacaaaaacaaagagaAGGGACAATGCCCGGTCAACCAAGacattaaaataatcaaaacttTTTCTTTTGAATATGAGGACTCTAAGCAAAAGCCTGACAAGGGTTTGATAGAGACTGAAAGTccaagtgaaaataaattaaaagtgtTAAAACATGAGAGAGAACACTGTAAGAAGGAAGAAAAGCTACTGAAAAGTAAATCGGAGGAGAAGGAGTGGTTGTTTAAAGATGAGACTGGAAAAGCCTCCAAAGAagagaaatcattaaaaaaagtcaaagaGGGGAATAAAGACATCAGCAAATTTTTCAGAGAGGAGAAGTCGAGTAAAGAGAAACCCATAAAGGAGAAGTCTCCCAAAGAGGAGAAACCTAGAATACAcaaggaggagagaaagaaaaaatcaaAGGACAAGCCATCAAAATCTGAAAAGAAGAATGatctgaaggaggaaaaaattaCTAAATCGGAGAAAGAAAAAACCttcaaagaggagaaagaaaaatgtaaaaaagaaaaagtttacaAAGAAGAGCCTGGATTTGATGAGTTTAGTAACAAAAGCCAATTGCTGGAAAGCGAGGACACAAAATTCAGCCTTTCTGATGATCAGCAAGAGAGATGGTTTTCTGATTTGTCATCTGATTCGTCCTTTGATTTCAAAGGCGAGGATAGCTGGGATTCTCCAGTAACAGACTTCAGGGAGATTAAAAATGATGGCATGGCAAAACTTATCATAGACATTAAAGACaagaaaaaggagaataaaacaaaggaaaagaaagaatacaATGAAAAACGCAACGAAAAGGATACAttcttaaaaaagagagagagagaaagcattgACAAAAATCCTGAGAAGAAAAAGGACCAAACTGAAAAGCATAAAGTCACTCCTAGTTATCTGCCTGAAAAGGACAAGAAAAGGAAAGATTCTGCAGAAAGCattaaagagagaaaggaaaaagatcCAGGTGAAATcaacaaagagagaaaagatTCCTCTGATAGCTGTAAAGACCGAAAGGACATAAAAATTAAACAAGAGGAGCCCTATCGAGATGAGTTTAAAGAATATGGTTGTGAAACATTATTCAAGGAGAAATCTGAccctgaattcagtggaaaaaatGTGGAGAGTGGGGAAAGGCACCATTCAGGGAAAGATAAGGAGAAGAAAGATGCTCCTGATAAGGAcaagaaagagaaactgaaacCAGAAAAATATAAGGAGAAATCCAAAGAAGCAgataaagagaaaaatgaaaaagttgtTGCTGAGAAAAACCAGAAAGACAAAGAACTGGATAAAagctttaaagagaaaaaagataCTAAGGAGAAATACAAGGATCTGCATAACAAAGACAAAGAAAGGAAGACTTCTTTTGACTATAtcaaagagaagaaagagaaaaacttcTCTGGAGATAGAGAGGACTTCTCTGAGAAAAGAGatgagaaaaaaggaaaagagaaaagctgGTACAGCATTGCAGATATCTTCACAGATGAAAGCGAAGATGAGAAGGATGACTACAGCTTAAGCGGATTCAAAATTGGTGAGGCCATTGGGAGTGAATTGCATCGAATGGACAGTCTACAAGAAAAAGATGATAGCATGGCTGCTGAAAAGGAACTTTATCTTGCCGACAAGCACAGAAAGTACTCTTCTGACAGGCAACATTcaggagagaaacagaaagataaagactctaaagagaagaaaaaggataAAGGATTAGCAGAAGGTGGGaaggagaaaaaagagaaaagtttcTTTGAAAAACACAAAGAGAAGAAGGATAAAGATTCTGCTGAGAAGTATAAAGACAGGAAAGACAGAACCTCTGTAGACTCCacccaagaaaagaaaaacaagcaaaagCTCCCTGAAAAGGGCGAAAAGAAGCATGCTGCCGAAGAGAAGGTAAAAAACAAGCATAAGGAAAAGATGGATAAAGAACATTCCAAAGAAAAGAAGTCTTCAAAAggaggagagacagagaagagCCTGTTGGAAAAATTGGAGGAGGAGGCCCTCAATGAATATAGAGATGACTCCAATGATAAAATAAGTGAGATTTCTTCTGATAGCTTCACAGACAGAGGACAAGAACCAGGACTAACCAACCTCTTTGAGTCTTCTAACCATTCTCTTATGGATGCCTCTGAGGAAAAGTATAAAGATTCTCTTCCTTTGCCCTGCTTGCAAGACAAACTCAAGGAGAAGGAGAGGCACAGGCATTCCTCATCTTCATCAAAGAAAAGTCAcgagaaagagaaagcaaagaaggaaaaaacagagaaaaaagagaaaatggatgAATTTAAAGACTCCAGCAACAGAAAAGATTCCAGTCAGTATGAAAAAGAATTCTCTGTGGATGGGGAGACTTTTGGCATTTCCTACAGCATGAAAGCAGAGGTTGAGGAAGAACTGGACAAAAACATTGACtatttgttttctgaaaagaaagataaaaatgATCCTGAGAGAGAGCTCTCAAAGAaggcagaaaaggaaaagaattaTGGTTCCAGTACCATCAGCACAGTcaaagagaagaagaagagagaaaaacacaaggaaaaatggAAGGATGAAAAGGAAAAGCATAGAGACAAACATACAGATGGATTCTTTAAACATCACAAAGATGAGACGAAGTCTGTGGTTAAAGACAAGGATAGCCCTCAAGTTATCACATTCAAAGATAAATCAAAGGAGGAGAACCTCAAATTTAGTGAAACCAAACTGAAGGAGAAACTCAAGGAAAACCAAGAGAAAGACAAAACAGAGTCTCTAAAGATCAGTAATGGAAATGATAAAATAACATTGTCCAAAGATGGTAGCAAGAAAGATAACAGGCCTAGAGAGAAGCTTCTGGGTGATGGTGATCTAATGATGACCAGCTTTGAGAGGATGCTGAGCCAAAAAGACCTGGAAATTGAGGAGCGCCACAAAAGACACAAAGAGAGAATGAAGCAAATGGAGAAGATGAGGCACAGATCTGGAGATCCCAAAttaaaagataaaattaaaaCCTCTGAAGAGATGCGTAAGAGGAGTCTGGATTTGACCACAAAGAAACCACTAGCGCTAGATACTCAGCTAAAGGACAAAAAGCTCAAAGAACTAGGTCCCCTGACTCCCATATTGTCACCAGATAATAAGCCACAGCCTGCTGTGGGGACAGATTCAAAAGACTGGATAACTGGCCCTCAGCTGAAAGAAATTTTACCTGCTTCTCCCAGGCCAGATCAGAACAGGCCGACAGGTGTTCCAGCTCCAGCTTCTGTAGTTTCTTGTCCAAGCTATGAAGAAGTTATGCAGACACCAAGAACTCCTTCGTGCAGCAATGAAGATTACACAGATTTGATGTTTGATTGTGCTGACTCTCAGCACTCTCTGCCCATATCCACAATGTCCATGAATGCATGTTCTCCATCCTTTTTTGACAGATATGCAAATGCTTCGAGTGGACTCCCTGACAATCCAAGTCAGACTCCAACAAGGACGATACCCTCCACAAACCTTTATCGTTCAATCTCTGTAGATataagaagggtccctgaagatgaGTTCAGTGCTGGAGACAAGTTTTTCAGGCAGCAAAGTGTCCCAGCAACATCAAATTATGATTCTCCAGTGCAGCATTTGATGGAGGAAAAAGTCCCTCTTCCTTCTGTTCCTCCAGAAAAGTTTCAGTGTATGTCTCCAGGGTATTATTCATCTGACTATGGAATTCCATCACCTAAagtagaaactttgcattgtgCACCTGTTGGCAATGTTGTCCAATCATCTGAAAGCATCTTTTCTGGTTTACAAGCAAAATCCTCCCCCTCTCATAGAGACGAGCTGCTTGCACCTTCTGTCGAAAGTGCTCTTCCCCCTGATCTTGGCATGCCTTTGGATACCACAGAAGAGCAGCAAGCTACTGCTTCTATTTTGCCACCAGAGTCTACCTTTTTACCACCTATTGAAGAAAACCATTTTAGTTCAGGTATTTCAGAGCAGAACAATATGGACTGGGATAACCCTCCTTCCAGAAACCCTGATCCTCCCATGCCTCCTAGCTTAATTGGTAATCCATCTGACCACCCTGTCAGCTGGTCAGTGGGATCGGAACTTCTAATGAAATCTCCCCAGAGGTTCCCTGAATCCCCTAAGCCATTCTGTTCACTGGACCCAATACATCCTGCACCCGTGCCCTTTATTTCTACAGATTCTCCATACCCCGTTTCTCCTATTTCATATCCATTGTCAGTATCTGAACCGGGGCTGGATGAAGTAAAGGAAGATGCTGAAGAAGCAGTTCCAGGAGAAATGGCAACTGCAGAAGAGCAAGCTCCTTACATGTCCCCTACTAGACTAGACACTTTCTTCACTAACTGCAAGCCTCTTCCAGAAGAAACTCCCGAGATGCCTTCAGAACCCCCTTGCAGGCCAACAGAAACTCAGGCAGAGGGTGTTAACACTCTGGAAAACAGTTACTTGGAAAACAGTAGCATTGCACCTGTAAACCTGGAAGAGCCAGTAACGTGGCCTGATCCATTCACAAACTCAGAAGATGACTTAGACCTTGGTCCCTTCTCGTTGCCGGAATTGCCGCTCCAAGCTAAAGATGTTCCGGATGCTGAACTGACTGAAGTGGCACCGATTGAAGAAAGCTCAGTAGCTGCCCCGGAAGTCATAAACGTGAGTGCGTCTGTCGCAGCTtccagggagcaggaggagctaCCGCTTAATCAGCCAAGTAACTTACTGGCTGTGGAACCAGAGCCACAGTCTGAGGAACAAAAATCGGAAGGGATTGCACCAGACGCTACCTCGGAAGCATTGAATGTACCAGAAGAGAAAAGGTTAGACGAGTCCGAGGCACAGAGTTTTCAACAGACTGCATCAATAGAGCTTGCTCAGCCAGAGAAACAAGAGGCAGAAACAAACCATGAAGAATTGCCCGCAGCGGAGAGTGGATCTCAAAGCAGCTTGGCACAAGCGAACACTGCTGAGAGTGGGATCGTGCAAGACACTGCTGCAGTACGAAGTGGGAGCCAAGTCTCTTCCACCCAGACAGACACACCCCAAGGGACTACTCCAGTAGACACCATAGAGCCAGTACAAAAACCAGTAGCAGAAGTTTCCAAACCACCCAAAATAGAAGAGATCCCACAACGAATTACCAGGAACCGGGCTCAAATGCTGGCCAATCAAAACAAACAGAACACTGCGCCTTCTGAGAAAGAGTTCCCTCCGGTTTCTGCACCTGCCACACGTGCAAAAGGGCGAGTGACCGAGGAAGACGATGCTCAAGCCCAACATCCACGTAAACGCAGGTTCCAGCGTTCCAGCCAGCAGCTACAGCAGCAGATTAACACGTCCACCCAGCAGACGAGAGAGATGATACAGCAAACGCTGGCAGCGATTGTAGATGCCATAAAACTGGACGACATTGAGCCCTATCACAGTGACAGATCAAACCCGTACTTCGAGTATCTTCAGATCAGGAAAAA